atttttattaataatttctcAAACAccgtataaaattaaaaatatccatTTAATATAAGACGAAAGTACTGCTGCTCCAAATTGTTATTTCTTCTGCTAGTCATACACTTTAAAATTTCACAGAGAATTTAAAGCACCCATTGCATTCCTTGTGACTTGAAATCCTCTCACTCTCTCACATACCATATTTTCAGTATCTTTCCTTTTCATTTACACGGGCCATGGCCCATAACGTGTTTCGGGCCAAACAGCAATCGTCTTCTCCGAGAGACAAGTCTCTGTTCGCGGCGGCCATAATTGCGATTTTACTTGTGTGTGCTATTTGGTCATTTACTGATCCTTTTCCTAATTTATCAGGTTTGTTATACAATCAGAGTATTAGTTCGCCGGAATATTGCCCGCCGGGACGGGAAGCTGTTAACCGGAGCTCCGACCCACCGGAGAAAACATTCTACGATGAACCGGAACTCAGTTACACTATTAATAAGCCAATCAAAAATTGGGACGAGAAGAGAATCCAGTGGCTGAAGCTCCATCCTTCATTCGCCGGCGGAAGAGTTAACCGTGTGCTCCTCCTCACAGGATCACAGCCCACTCCATGCAAAAACCCTAGAGGTGATCATTTACTCTTAAGGTTTTTCAAAAACAAAGTTGATTACTGTAGAATCCATGGCTACGATATTTTCTACGGCAACACGTTTTTTCACCCTAAAATGCGTTCTTATTGGGCCAAAATACCGCTCGTTCGGGCCGCCATGCTGGCCCATCCTGAATCCGAGTGGGTTCTATGGATTGATTCGGATGCTATCTTCACTGACATGGATTTCAAAATCCCATTACACAAGTATAATGACTACAACTTCATCGTCCATGGCTGGCCTGATTTGATTTTTAAGAAGAAAAGCTGGGTCGCCATAAATGCTGGGATTTTTCTTATCCGAAACTGTCAATGGTCTATGGACTTCTTAGACGTTTGGGCCAATATGGGCCCGAAAAGCCCAGAATACAAGCAATGGGGTAAAATCTTACG
The sequence above is a segment of the Solanum dulcamara chromosome 11, daSolDulc1.2, whole genome shotgun sequence genome. Coding sequences within it:
- the LOC129874700 gene encoding putative glycosyltransferase 7 → MAHNVFRAKQQSSSPRDKSLFAAAIIAILLVCAIWSFTDPFPNLSGLLYNQSISSPEYCPPGREAVNRSSDPPEKTFYDEPELSYTINKPIKNWDEKRIQWLKLHPSFAGGRVNRVLLLTGSQPTPCKNPRGDHLLLRFFKNKVDYCRIHGYDIFYGNTFFHPKMRSYWAKIPLVRAAMLAHPESEWVLWIDSDAIFTDMDFKIPLHKYNDYNFIVHGWPDLIFKKKSWVAINAGIFLIRNCQWSMDFLDVWANMGPKSPEYKQWGKILRTTFKDKTFPESDDQSALSYLILKGEQKWRSKIHAITDYSLHGYWLGIVSRFDKITENYTKIEREVPKLRRRHAEAVSDSYAAAWEPLLAEGGDGKGGWRRPFITHFTGCQPCSGDHAAEYVGDSCWVGMERALNFADNQVLRNFGFMHDDIKSNSPVSPVNFDFPAQEVEEFV